The region GTCCTCAAACGTGCGGCACGGCAGGGTTTCGACCGCCTTGCCGAAATGCTGCCGAATGGCCTCTTCAGAATACGCGCCGTGCTCGCCCTGAAAAGCGACGGTGGTCATGGGGCTTGCTCCTCGCGCTGCTCGAAAGCGGCCAGTTGCGCGGCAATCCACGCTTCCAGTTCCCCCCAGTTGACCTCTTGCAAGTGAATCTGGTCGGGGCGCAGTTTGGCCGCTTCGCCGAGGTAAACATGCACGATTTCCTTCTGGCTTTTGGTGGTGTTCCAGTGTATCAGCACCCGCACCACCCGCGGCATCTGGCCCGGCACGTTCATTTCATGGCCGCAAAGCAGAGGCACCTCGCGCCACCCCAATTGCCGCGCCGCCAGCGCGGGGAATTCCGCGTTCAGGTCGGTGGTAGTGGTGAGAATCACACTGGCGACATCTTCCGCCTGAATGCCGTTGACGTGAATCATCAACGCCAGCAGGCGGCGGGTTTCGCGCAAAATGGCTTCGGCGGTATTTTCCGGCACGGTGGTGGCACCGCGCACGCCACGGCACATCAAGGGCATGGTTTCCTCCGTGAAAAATCAGGCTGGCCCAAGCACCTGAAAGCGCACCACCGGAATGGCACGGCTCAGGGTTTCCAGGCTTTCTTCGCTGCCATCGTAATCGTAATGCAGCAGGTGGGTGAGTTCCTTCAGCGCACGCGGATGCTCGCGGGCATATTGCCGGAAGCGCGTCAGCGCCTCGTCATGGGGCAGCCGCGCCGCGCGGGCGCGATAACGCCGCCTGCCCACCCTAATGACCACCTCGGGCGTGTGC is a window of Chloroflexota bacterium DNA encoding:
- the aroH gene encoding chorismate mutase produces the protein MPLMCRGVRGATTVPENTAEAILRETRRLLALMIHVNGIQAEDVASVILTTTTDLNAEFPALAARQLGWREVPLLCGHEMNVPGQMPRVVRVLIHWNTTKSQKEIVHVYLGEAAKLRPDQIHLQEVNWGELEAWIAAQLAAFEQREEQAP